A region of the Carya illinoinensis cultivar Pawnee chromosome 16, C.illinoinensisPawnee_v1, whole genome shotgun sequence genome:
TCTGGTTATTCTTTCTCCTGCAAAACATGATAAACAAGCCAAAATAATCATTTAgcctaataaaattatgaaaacaatTCTAGTTTCTACAAGATCAGGCAATTCTAGTTTCTGCAAGAGGCAGTGACACACCACCAAATATGTAAgccaaaaaaacacattttccaATTTAATTCTTGAAAATAGACTCACAGTATGCAGATGATGTCCAATAAAATCAACTCATCAAATGCAACTTTCATTTCTTGGTTTGCAACaaatgaaacttcacttgaaaAGGTACTGATTCTTCATGAGGGCGAGTAATGTGACAACCTTGATTCTTGACCAGTATGATAGTGATGCAGTTGCAGTTGTGAACTGACCACGTTGAAAGAAAGCAAACACCAAGACAGTGCATTAGCCATTCTTAAAAGAAGATGATAAAGAGTGCAACATCATCACCTTAAACACAGACCTAACATATACCTGTTATTGCCCCTATATCAGCAGCATTTCCTGTTCCACAACAATATATGTTTGGTGCCATATAATGAATCTTTTCACAGTTCTTTTCAGTGATTATTGGTCCTTCAATGGTTCTTGTATCTGCTCCAAGAATGATACCATCCTAAATATATGTTGAAAACAAGTAAAACATTAATCAAATACATGATCTGGATGTGATAAATGGAAACTACTTCAATTGGAGTTTCTTCAGGCTGAAActgatgaataaaaataaatatgtatgCTTCAAAATACCTAGATTATCAATCCAAGGAGTCTTCCATTTCCCTTTATAATTGGGGTTCTTAATTTGCTGtcaaagtcaaaaagagcaATTTTATCAGAAAATGCAAAGAATAATAAAGTTTCAAGCTCTTTATGTAGCAATTAAGCTTAATTGCCATACCTTGGGCTTCCATGGTCCTTTATATGCTGGGTTAGGTACCGTGGAGGGTTTTCTTATTCCACAGCCTCTTCTTCGTCCCAATGATTAGGCTTATAAGGgaaaataatagtgagatattTTTACCATCTTTAATATTAGTTTAATGCTTTTCAAAGGCATCATGTCACAAAATAGCAGCAgtcaacatatataaataaaaattaaaaaaaaaaaaaaagaggtggaAATATGGAGAATATGATTAAAATAAAGCAGCCTTTTGGTTTGCAAATGAAGTTCCAAAAGGCTTCTTAAGCTAAACTAACCCTTTTGGCTTTTGGGTCAGGAACCTTTGCTGGAATTGAatcatatccctgcaacaaccaagttaaacatattttcaacacataaaatgaaaattgctattatttcaatatatatcaTGAATACAAACCCCAATTGATCAAGAAGTTACAATACCTCGTATTCTTCAACCATCCATATTGAAAACATTATTCAAAGTTATCTCTACATGAAGAAAAAacactattttaaaaatataactattaaaaaaaccacgggaaaatatatgatatttcaAAATGAATCTTACCATTTTCCAGCTTATAGCTTTCGACATCTTACATTAAGTCTTGAGAGTCATGATTAAAGGAGGAAGCTCTCAACCAATTTTGTGTGCAAATAAGAGCTTCaattgtttttggggccaagGAGTTTTGAAATGAATCTTACACACGACCCCAAATCTGAATGCCAACTCAAAAGCAATAGTAGAGATGGGAAACTGAAGCATCTTCAACACTTGAAAAATTGATGCACTGGTTGATCCCAAATGAGAGTTTAGCAGAACAGAACAAGGCTATAATAGTAAGTGAAGTTCAATTCATTGTTTCCTATCAGTGCTCAGCTAGGCAACAAAGTTAAAGCTATCTCCCTAGCTCTATCTCATTAGCATAAAAATCAATCTACCTCATAAACatgatgaaagaaaataaaaaactggtAGCATGACAGAATAAGTATTAGTTATTCCTGTGTTGTGATCATCGATGGGCTTCATCATAAATTAGTaaacttaaattaaaagaaaccagactaattttttttcttttcttggtagTATTATTTAAAGCTTATAAATACTCAAACAATATAACATCTCTTGGCAACaagaaaaagtaattaatttcaaatatatatagttattgttaaattatatatttattgattaattagaaatagtagaatacattttctatatatgataTTTCTGGAGCATATAGATTCACGATTACTGTTTAAATACTACTTGAGTGTACGTGAAGCATTTCGAAAGAAAATACAGGTGTGACGATTTGGAATGGATGGTAAAGTATGTGAATCTaacttttaaaaggaaattattcTATAACCAAGACCGAAGTTAGTCAAGGTCCTATGGACTAAAGAGTAAAGGGCATAAGGCCTGGTCTCCAAAGAGtcattctactcatcatttcttatatatacaccgcacattacattttttttaattttttgtttgttttattcttgCTACATTAAAGGAAATCTTTTACTCATCATTAAGACACCATacatttagaaagaaaaaaaaaataacaaataaaaaaattatatgtggtATGTGGTATAGTAAAAAGACACCATAACTCATGAATTATCATATAATTTACATCTTCGACCCTTATCTAATCAAGAAAATACCtacaaattttcacttcctGTCGCATTGGTGCAAATCACAAAAACACTTAGAAAATCACAAAACACGGAGCAAATCCCAAAAACAGACCCATTAATTTGAAAAGAGTGGCAAATGGAATTTCATTTGCAAAAACACTCATGGGTCTGTTTGGTTGGAATGAGAAAATTGTAAAGATGAAATAACCAAtgcacaaaaaagaaataaattattgtaaatTAGAGATACCTTCTACCTCAGAATTTGATGCGAGTTGGTGTGACAGCTTCACATGATCTATAGATTCTTTAACCACTTAGAGCTATAAAATTCCACATGAACAATTGTTTggtagcatggatagtgatatGTTTGGTTCAGTCCGGATTCCATCTTCTCAAGTTCATGCATCTTCCTATATCTCAAGAAGGCAACAAACATCGAAGAAAATTGAAGATTGCACCGCAGCGAAGAAAATTGAAGATTGCACCGCAATAAAAATCTTCCTCCGAATTCTTATTGTCATTCTCTAAATACGAAATTGAGGAATGCCTCTTTTCATCCATGAAATCTAGCCAACAGTCACCTCCTTCATCACCTGTAATATCTTCATCTCTTACGTTCTCTTCATGCTTCTTTAGGAAATGGATCCCAACGCGTCTAAAGACCACGAACTCTGACTTACACTCAAATCTAAACCTTGAAACATCCACTTCTTTACCGTAACTCATCCAGAGCATCCATACATGGTCTGAGTCCGTCCAAGAAAACGTCACATCCCGAGTATATAAGTCCTCCCAATCCGAGCGATCATGGATTTTAACAGTAATATCAGCATTGTCCATTATTGGGTCAGTGATCCCAACTCTAAATCCAAGAACAACATATAAAACAATTTCATCTTTGTCATTCCAATGATGCGGTTGATTTATATCTATTTCACACAGATTACTATCATGGGCCTCCTTGCTATAGCTGAACCAGCTTGGAATCCTATTTCCTGGAAATATAATGTCGATATATCTATCTTCAAAGTGGTCTACACGATTTTGTTCCGTAGAATGTCTCTgttatacaaatataaaaaaataaaaataaaaactttcagCAATACAAGTTATAAACCAAGGTCACACACAAACatgttgaaaaagaaagagaggaaaagagacGTACATACCTCTTCACATGAAGAAATCGGCCTCATATTTGCACACAGTTTATGGCATCTGTACAAGTCAATCCTTAGGAAGTTAGAAAAAATCGTTCCACTGTTTTTAATAAGTATAAGTATATCAGATAGTAGTGCAAAACTTTTCAATGACGTGCATTCGCGAGCTTCAACAGTTGATATACTCaatggaataggtaaaatttcttcaagtttcttGCAATTGTTCAACAAAAGATGTCGCAAGCTAGCAAATCTGACGCCTTGAGCTGGAAAGATAACAATATCACTCCCACTTATATCTAACTCAACCAAAGCgggaaagaaatttgaaacttgTAGCGATTTCCAAATCGCGCTTGAGGAGGAACCTGCTGCATGTAATTCTTCAAGCCGAGTAAGGTTGCCAATTGATGAAGGTAGTTCTTTTAGACTAGAGCCGTACAGATCTAACCTTTTAAGTCCTTTGAGGTTCTCAATTGATGAATGTAGTTTTTTTATGCTAGTGCCTTGAAAATCTAACTTAGCTAAAAATTCCATTTCACATTCAATCTCTGGAAATTCTTCAAGACACCAgcaatatttaaaatcaaaaaaacGTAGAGATCTCAACTTGAATCCTTTCGGCAAAATCCTAAGCTTGCAGCATCCACTAACAGAAAATCTACAAAGCTTTTCAAGGAATCCAACGGAATGATGAACCTCAACTAAGTTCTCACAATCTCCAAGATCCAAGCTTTCTAAATTTGAGTTCCTTGAAAGATCAGGAATTTTTGTTATGAATTTACAATACCTTAAATCCATATATGTCAAGTtctgtccaaataaaataaaataaatgtattagCTTCAATGAAATTCTGTTTCATagttttaaagaaagaaatattgaaaataatagtgGTACCTTGGATATTAGGCCGCCTAACTCCTTGATGCGGCTATTAGGCATTTCAAATTCAACTAGATTATTTCCATGAAAATTATGAGGCAAAACCGACGAAGGATATTCAGGCCAATCAATTACTCTTAACTTATTAGAGAGATAATTTGGTCCTGCAGAAAATTGTGCATTCCGGTTTATAAACAGTCGAAGATTCCTCATATTCTCAAATGTCTTGGAATGCAAGCATATCTTGTCATCGCCTTCGGGAAAATCTAACAAAATCCCTTCAATTGTGTTTGTTCCCTACAAAGACAAAGTCTTAAGTATCCCAACAAAATCAAACCATAAAGTTGTTCTTCTTTTATTAACACTTGCTAAAATCATGGAAACACtcagaaaccaaaacaaattaagcttaaattattgaaataacaaattttaataaattaattttcaaaaaatcaaatcaattagcattataaactaaaaaatagaaatatattcAGAAATATGAAaacttaatattataaaatttcattatttaagttttcttgtttctatttttctatttcatttatataaattagtTTAATACTAAACTACAGAAAGtttcattaaaacaaaaaatataattttttgagaaGAGAATTGTGATCTTCTTTTATGAAAAGTAAATTGTTAATACATACAAACTCTTTTACAATCCATTTTTCAATCAACTAAAGCTAACATGACgccatttcaataaaaataaaatttaactttacAAAAATGTTCTTAAGAGGTTGCAAGAGTAGTCGGTTAACCATTTTCCATATAGAAAACTACCAAAACTTAACAACAGTCTGAGTTGCATTGGTCATAGTTacgaatagaaaagaaaatataatcatatatgatatatatacacacatgcaCCAACGAGTTACTTCAACATTTTTAACTTCAACATATTTTTGGGAGTTTCACTTGTGAACAGAAAACAAATGTAAATTCAAAGGTTTTTATTAGTGTGATCTTACCGTATTTTCTTCTAATACATCGCGAATGTCTTTATGAAACCACAATCTACTACGCTTGCCAGCTTCTTTAGGCGATTCTCGTTGAACAATTTCTCTACCCATTTCTTGCAGTAAGTCATGCATCTCCACACATTGATTACGAATATTGATGAGACACTTATCTTTAAGCCTTGCAATGCCAAAATATGATGAAAAACCACAACCCTCTAGTATTTTCATGACATATTCCAAAGATTTTCCCTTGAAAAAACATGCAATGTCAAGGAAAATATCTTTTTCCATATTATCCAGCCCGTCATAGCTTATTTTAAGAATTTCATAAATACCCTTGTGAATATTTCTTTCATACTTTTCCAACGCATTTTTCCATTCATCTATAGTTCTACCAGTCAAATCTGAACCAAGCACTATAAGAGCTAGTGGAAGGCCCTTGGCATAACCTATTATACATTTTGTGAGTTGCACATAACTTTCATCTGGCTTGTCTCTTTTAAATGCATGCCAATTAAAGAGCTGAATAGCTTGGTTGTTGTCCAATCCCTGCACTTCGTACGTTGAATCAACTGGATGATAAGTTAATACAtgttgatctcttgttgttatTACTATTCTACTTCCTGGACCGAACCAATTATGATTTCCAGCTAGTTCATTTAATTGGCGCGACTCATtcacatcatcaagaattatAAGTACCCTTTTAGAGCAAAGCCTACGCTTTATAACATTAATACCTCCAGAACTGCCACTATGAGAACTTTCAAAGCTTCCTAAGAGCTCATAAAGAAGGTTCTCTTGCATTTTCACCAGACCTCTCTGTTGACTAGAATTCTCCCTAACATCTTTTAGAAAGCATCTAGCTTCAAAATGACGTCCAATTGAGTTAAATATTGCTTTGGCGAGAGTTGTTTTACCAATTCCACCAATTCCGTAAATCCCTATCATGAGAGTAATGTCattccttccaatttctaaATTAGTAATCAAGTCTTTTAGACGAGACTCTAGTCCAATTGGATGCTCAGCAATGTCAAACTCGTATCtagatttaaatattcttaagtCCACCCATTTAACGATTTCCTGCATAAATTCATATTCATTCCTGCCAATACAAGGAAAGAGAACATTCAATGAGTCACATTTTCACATAAAAAGATATGGAGTTTCATCATCTATAAGTTGGTTCACATTTTTCACATAAAAAGATATGGAGTTTCATCATTTATAAGTTGGTTTGTCAACGCATCAACTATAGTATCACCCATTACAATTACgaaaaaagttttttaaaaaaaaagatcataacTAATACATAAATTGTTATACTAGCTGATGTAGAAGATCTTCCACAAGGTCTAGTTACAAGGTTTTCcttttttaagattttcttaCTAAATACCAATAAATTAGTATGAAACcaataaaaatgaaacaaaaagacACCATTGGGCCACTAGGGAAAAACAAGTTTCGCTACACTTTGCAACTCTAAGGCTATGTTTGAGTAGTGGAGTGATCTCATATTTTATCAATACTTTTTTTACtactttttcattacttttcactattatttaatattttatcattaatttttcactactattcatagatcatttgagatcaCTTCACTACCCAAATATAACTTAAATTACAATGGCGGCCATGACTAGTACCACAAAATTAAAGAActataaaatcaaatacaatTGTTCATAACAGCACAAGAAATCTTGCAAAAAAAGATCAGCGTAGCACAAATTACCATAACCAATGTAGCACAAGAAATGAAGAGATACAAAACCTACCCAAAGCATGAATCAAACCAATGCAAGGACAACAAACAAGGAAGGCCGGTTGATTCATGGAGAGTCAATGGCGCCTTTGGTGGCTGATGGATAATTTAGCTTTCCTTTTATAGTACtctacttaattaattagataGGAAACACTACATTGAAGATTGGGGATTTATGTATGTTCTTGTTTGTTTGTAGGTTTTTACATTAAAGTTTCTATTAACTAATTGGTGCGCTTCTCCTGCATATGGATGCCTAGAAAATAATGGATTTGGAACTTCCTATTCGAGAAATGAAAAAACTTAAGTTGTAATATCTGGTCTGTTATAAGCCTAGCATATGGCATGCACTTGTGCAGTTTGACAATCAGTTAATATTTGTAAGAAATTAGGGATTACCACCTTACTTAGCACATGAAATTATCCTTCAGAAAAAGCAAAAGATGGAGGGAAACTCGAGAGAATTTACAGCAGGCAGGAGAGATTgatccaaaattttttaaatctatagTGACATGTATAAATGTGCTAGTTAAATGTTAAATCCTTCAATCAAAGACCTTAAGGACTTGTTTGGATCTAAGGTGAGTTCGTGTAGAGTGGAAGTGTTTGTAGTTGTAAAACGTAAAAACTTTTTAAGACAATAGTTCTGATATAGTTTCAAAAAAGTGGCCAGACCTATCATAAAAGCATGTTTAGATATGAAGAATATATTGAAGAAGTCTTgagatatgatatatataataaataaactttttattagttaaataCTTGCTCTAAAGAGAGAACCATACTCGTACTGTTGTATAGCCTCCTGCCCAACGGCGGCTGCACCACTGGCGGCCTAAAAACTCGGTTTGACGTGGTGTCTAGCCACCCTATGGGATGGTTTTCTTGTTAATATGTGAAAATGGTTTCTTGAGTTTTTAATGCTTTAGAAAATATTGAGGAGTTTTAAGACTATAGATCATGTTATATGTTTGGAAATGAAacaatttttaacttaaaacatTATCTTTGAATTTAGAGACGGTTTTGATTGGgccttatataaataaagtttataaattCATGTGTATTGatgtgaaaattaaatttattttataataaaaaaatttaaaagttgatgTCTCACATAAATTTCTATAATGATTTTGGAAAAAAGATAAGGATATCACGTGAGTTTACTCTCTCATTTTGAAtgctcatgtatttaatttatttctaatggttaagaaagtaaattttagtgtatcagtgtatttttttttatttttaaaaatatttatttaaagatgtttaaaaaatgtgaaaaataaaagaaaaaaaaaattaaaatgtgacATTTGTAATTGTGGACATGTCCAACGATCAAAATAAGCGACACCTAACAGCActcaaaagatttttttatatttttctatgcaGCTTGGCGGGGATGAAGGGTGTTTGGTATAGGGTGGGCAAAGCCCAGTAAAGTCCACCGTGGTTATAAGGCCCATGTCGCGTTAATATTAAACGATAGATCTATAAAAATGGCAGGTGTTATATTGAGCGTGTGACAGCACATGCTTTTTTAAAAGGCCgagttaaaaaaattgacatGTCATTCAAAACTACATATTTCTCACGTACTCAAAGAAcagatgataattttttaaacaaataatttcACTTGAAAACTCtattatcaattaatataatagttaaaaaataccCGTCTTTGGCCAGATGTAGTCCAGCTAAAGTGGCAACTTCTCGTAAGCTTTCCTTCCATCTCTGCACCTTCGGGTCTTCTTGGAACCTCTCATGATGTTTAGCTAATGCTTCTCCAAAACTTTCTTTCA
Encoded here:
- the LOC122299022 gene encoding disease resistance protein TAO1-like — encoded protein: MRNLRLFINRNAQFSAGPNYLSNKLRVIDWPEYPSSVLPHNFHGNNLVEFEMPNSRIKELGGLISKNLTYMDLRYCKFITKIPDLSRNSNLESLDLGDCENLVEVHHSVGFLEKLCRFSVSGCCKLRILPKGFKLRSLRFFDFKYCWCLEEFPEIECEMEFLAKLDFQGTSIKKLHSSIENLKGLKRLDLYGSSLKELPSSIGNLTRLEELHAAGSSSSAIWKSLQVSNFFPALVELDISGSDIVIFPAQGVRFASLRHLLLNNCKKLEEILPIPLSISTVEARECTSLKSFALLSDILILIKNSGTIFSNFLRIDLYRCHKLCANMRPISSCEERHSTEQNRVDHFEDRYIDIIFPGNRIPSWFSYSKEAHDSNLCEIDINQPHHWNDKDEIVLYVVLGFRVGITDPIMDNADITVKIHDRSDWEDLYTRDVTFSWTDSDHVWMLWMSYGKEVDVSRFRFECKSEFVVFRRVGIHFLKKHEENVRDEDITGDEGGDCWLDFMDEKRHSSISYLENDNKNSEEDFYCGAIFNFLRCGAIFNFLRCLLPS